Proteins encoded together in one Streptomyces sp. TLI_171 window:
- a CDS encoding flavin reductase family protein, producing MTAVATDSRALRAGYGAFPTGVTAVAALVDGQPLGLAASSFTPVSLTPALVSLCMAHTSGTWPALRRAGRLGISVLGTDHGPLCRQLAGPADGRFTGAGWRATADGAVLLDGASAWFECAVEREIPAGDHDIVLLRVLDLHAEPAVDPLVFHASSFRSLTTP from the coding sequence ATGACCGCGGTCGCCACCGACAGCAGGGCCCTGCGCGCCGGGTACGGCGCCTTCCCCACCGGCGTCACGGCGGTCGCCGCCCTGGTCGACGGACAGCCGCTCGGCCTGGCGGCCAGCTCCTTCACCCCGGTGTCGCTCACCCCCGCCCTGGTCTCGCTGTGCATGGCGCACACCTCCGGGACCTGGCCGGCGCTGCGCCGCGCCGGGCGGCTCGGCATCAGCGTGCTCGGCACGGACCACGGGCCGCTGTGCCGGCAGCTCGCGGGCCCCGCCGACGGGCGGTTCACCGGCGCCGGCTGGCGCGCGACCGCGGACGGCGCCGTGCTGCTCGACGGCGCGAGCGCCTGGTTCGAGTGCGCGGTCGAGCGCGAGATCCCCGCCGGGGACCACGACATCGTGCTGCTCCGCGTCCTCGACCTGCACGCCGAACCCGCCGTGGACCCGCTGGTCTTCCACGCGAGCAGTTTCCGCTCGCTCACCACCCCCTGA
- a CDS encoding ABC transporter ATP-binding protein: protein MAQLAGQLTRPAVRLAGLTRSFGPRTVLDGIDLEIPAGQFVALLGHSGSGKSTLLRAMAGLDRGTAGSGELSTPERVSVAFQDSRLLPWRRVLDNVLLGIGRRDGDGRDASERGRAALAEVGLAGRERAWPGQLSGGEQQRAALARSLVREPELLLADEPFGALDALTRIRMHALLRELWQRHHPSVLLVTHDVDEAAALADRVLVLDRGRISVDLRIDLPHPRSYRDPLLGEYRERLLAALGVRPDGEPVTAGSAASAGPGRED from the coding sequence ATGGCGCAGCTCGCTGGGCAACTGACCCGGCCCGCCGTCCGACTCGCCGGCCTCACCCGCTCGTTCGGGCCGCGCACCGTGCTCGACGGCATCGACCTGGAGATTCCGGCGGGGCAGTTCGTCGCGCTGCTCGGCCACTCCGGCTCCGGCAAGAGCACCCTGCTGCGGGCCATGGCCGGACTGGACCGCGGCACCGCCGGCAGCGGTGAACTCTCCACACCGGAACGGGTCTCGGTGGCCTTCCAGGACTCCCGGCTGCTGCCCTGGCGGCGGGTGCTGGACAACGTGCTGCTGGGCATCGGCAGGCGGGACGGCGACGGCCGCGACGCCTCCGAACGCGGCCGGGCGGCGCTCGCCGAGGTCGGCCTGGCGGGCCGTGAACGGGCCTGGCCGGGACAGCTCTCCGGAGGCGAGCAGCAGCGGGCCGCGCTCGCCCGCTCGCTGGTCCGCGAGCCCGAACTCCTGCTCGCCGACGAGCCGTTCGGAGCACTCGACGCGCTCACCCGGATCCGCATGCACGCCCTGCTGCGCGAGCTGTGGCAGCGGCACCACCCGTCCGTGCTGCTGGTCACGCACGACGTGGACGAGGCGGCTGCGCTCGCCGACCGGGTGCTCGTCCTGGACCGGGGCCGGATCTCCGTCGACCTGAGGATCGACCTGCCGCATCCGCGCTCCTACCGCGACCCGCTGCTGGGCGAGTACCGCGAGCGGTTGCTGGCCGCCCTCGGCGTGCGGCCCGACGGCGAGCCCGTCACCGCCGGCTCGGCGGCGTCGGCCGGGCCCGGGAGGGAGGACTGA
- a CDS encoding ABC transporter permease, giving the protein MADHTSTAVATVPERPFAPAVPEPAEPASGARASTAAPRTPVAARPRVRRLGPGPRRPYARLLGPLVLLAAWATASAAGLLDPRILPAPWSVLDTGARLWAEGTLRTDLGTSLWRAAQGFAIGLAAGVLLALTAGLSRIGDALIDGTVQVNRAVPTLGLIPLFILWLGIGETFKVVIIAIVVYIPVYLNLHAALAGIDARYVELAEVLRLGRWRFIRQVVIPGALPGFFVGLRLAVTGSWLSLVVLEQINATNGLGYMMFQAQNYGQTQVIVLGLLIYGVFGFTSDSAVRLLERRVLAWRSSLGN; this is encoded by the coding sequence ATGGCCGACCACACCTCCACAGCCGTGGCGACCGTCCCCGAACGGCCCTTCGCCCCAGCCGTGCCCGAACCCGCCGAGCCCGCCTCCGGCGCGCGGGCGTCGACCGCCGCGCCGCGGACGCCCGTCGCCGCCCGCCCCCGGGTCCGCCGGCTCGGCCCGGGCCCGCGCCGCCCCTACGCCCGGCTGCTCGGCCCGCTGGTCCTGCTCGCGGCGTGGGCGACGGCCAGCGCGGCCGGCCTGCTGGACCCGCGGATCCTGCCCGCGCCCTGGTCGGTCCTGGACACCGGGGCCCGACTCTGGGCCGAGGGGACGCTCCGCACCGACCTGGGCACCTCGCTGTGGCGCGCCGCGCAGGGCTTCGCGATCGGCCTCGCCGCAGGCGTGCTGCTGGCGCTGACCGCCGGGCTGAGCCGGATCGGCGACGCGCTGATCGACGGCACGGTGCAGGTCAACCGCGCCGTGCCGACGCTGGGCCTGATCCCGCTGTTCATCCTGTGGCTGGGCATCGGCGAGACGTTCAAGGTCGTCATCATCGCGATCGTCGTCTACATCCCGGTGTACCTCAACCTGCACGCCGCCCTGGCCGGCATCGACGCCCGCTACGTCGAACTCGCCGAGGTGCTGCGCCTGGGCCGCTGGCGGTTCATCCGCCAGGTCGTGATCCCCGGCGCGCTGCCCGGCTTCTTCGTCGGACTGCGCCTGGCCGTCACGGGCTCCTGGCTGTCCCTGGTGGTCCTGGAGCAGATCAACGCCACCAACGGACTCGGCTACATGATGTTCCAGGCGCAGAACTACGGCCAGACCCAGGTCATCGTCCTCGGACTGCTCATCTACGGGGTCTTCGGATTCACCTCCGACTCCGCCGTCCGTCTCCTGGAAAGGAGGGTCCTGGCATGGCGCAGCTCGCTGGGCAACTGA
- a CDS encoding ABC transporter substrate-binding protein, whose protein sequence is MFLRTLLGTGAALGLGACASAAASGPELAAGAALPTEVPPGTSLRVASALGAQQLQLQLSGLIGKIPFTVSSWPNIGAGPDVINAFRANSLDLANNAGIPPIQAHFQGYDARIVGINLTRKPSYLFATRPHSDIRSVAQFAGRKLAFSQGQAQGVVLLRALRAAGLKDKDVQLVPLTSNQFLTALAAGQVDVAPLAISQAPAYLNQYGADGAHTVTTDVVDLLNLLWAPAGVLADPARAAAIAAFVPIWAKGLVWVYENPAVWEQEFYVKSQKISAEQAHQVTQLSNKPLLPPSWDEAIAWEQQTVDLLAEGGFVKSFQADTLFDRRFEHLAAAAVPAEYRS, encoded by the coding sequence ATGTTCCTCCGGACCCTGCTCGGCACCGGTGCCGCGCTCGGCCTCGGCGCCTGCGCGAGCGCCGCCGCGAGCGGCCCCGAGCTGGCGGCCGGCGCGGCGCTGCCGACCGAGGTGCCGCCCGGCACCAGCCTGCGCGTCGCCTCCGCCCTCGGTGCCCAGCAGCTCCAACTCCAGCTCTCCGGACTGATCGGGAAGATCCCCTTCACCGTCTCCTCCTGGCCGAACATCGGCGCCGGGCCGGACGTCATCAACGCCTTCCGCGCCAACTCCCTCGACCTCGCCAACAACGCCGGCATCCCGCCGATCCAGGCGCACTTCCAGGGCTACGACGCGCGGATCGTCGGCATCAACCTGACCCGCAAGCCGTCCTACCTGTTCGCGACCAGGCCGCACAGCGACATCCGGTCGGTGGCGCAGTTCGCGGGCAGGAAACTGGCGTTCTCCCAGGGCCAGGCGCAGGGCGTGGTGCTGCTGCGGGCGCTGCGCGCGGCAGGTCTGAAGGACAAGGACGTTCAGCTGGTGCCGCTGACCAGCAACCAGTTCCTGACCGCCCTGGCCGCCGGGCAGGTGGACGTCGCCCCGCTGGCCATCTCGCAGGCCCCGGCCTACCTCAACCAGTACGGCGCGGACGGCGCGCACACCGTCACCACCGACGTCGTGGACCTGCTCAACCTGCTGTGGGCGCCGGCCGGCGTGCTCGCCGACCCGGCCCGGGCCGCGGCGATCGCCGCCTTCGTCCCGATCTGGGCCAAGGGCCTGGTCTGGGTCTACGAGAACCCCGCGGTCTGGGAGCAGGAGTTCTACGTCAAGAGCCAGAAGATCAGCGCCGAGCAGGCCCACCAGGTCACCCAGCTGAGCAACAAGCCGCTGCTGCCGCCGAGTTGGGACGAGGCGATCGCCTGGGAGCAGCAGACCGTCGACCTGCTGGCCGAGGGCGGCTTCGTGAAGTCCTTCCAGGCCGACACCCTGTTCGACCGCCGCTTCGAGCACCTCGCGGCGGCCGCCGTTCCCGCCGAGTACCGGAGCTGA
- a CDS encoding TauD/TfdA family dioxygenase encodes MTTPSVRPVAGHIGADIDGVDLARPLSAEAVEAIKQALHRHKVVFFRGQTLDHAAQIAFARQFGELTYAHPHDDAPPADHPEIFTIDPRRFEERYGKNFREEYRQYSYVDGWHTDVTAAVNPPAGSILRAETVPAVGGDTQWTNLVAAYQGLSAPVRAFVDTLRAEHRYGGSRPVEGDGEYARRINDNLLVAVHPVVRVHPETGERALFVNPVFTNRIADVTAVESRRILDLLYAEITRPEYTVRLRWEAGHVAFWDNRATAHLAPRDLEHLDVERRLHRVTLIGEVPVGPDGKESELLAGRPFTADHRVAVAS; translated from the coding sequence ATGACCACGCCCAGCGTCCGTCCCGTCGCCGGCCACATCGGCGCCGACATCGACGGCGTCGACCTCGCCCGCCCGCTGTCCGCCGAGGCCGTGGAGGCGATCAAGCAGGCCCTCCACCGCCACAAGGTCGTCTTCTTCCGCGGCCAGACCCTGGACCACGCCGCCCAGATCGCCTTCGCCCGCCAGTTCGGCGAGCTCACCTACGCCCACCCGCACGACGACGCCCCGCCGGCGGACCACCCGGAGATCTTCACCATCGACCCGCGCCGCTTCGAGGAGCGGTACGGCAAGAACTTCCGCGAGGAGTACCGCCAGTACAGCTACGTCGACGGCTGGCACACCGACGTCACCGCGGCCGTCAACCCGCCCGCCGGTTCGATCCTGCGGGCCGAGACCGTGCCGGCGGTCGGCGGCGACACCCAGTGGACCAACCTGGTCGCCGCCTACCAGGGCCTGTCGGCGCCGGTCCGCGCTTTCGTGGACACCCTGCGCGCCGAGCACCGCTACGGCGGGAGCCGGCCGGTGGAGGGCGACGGCGAGTACGCCCGCCGGATCAACGACAACCTGCTGGTGGCCGTCCACCCCGTGGTGCGGGTGCACCCGGAGACCGGGGAGCGCGCACTGTTCGTCAACCCCGTCTTCACCAACCGCATCGCCGACGTCACCGCCGTCGAGAGCCGGCGCATCCTCGACCTGCTCTACGCCGAGATCACCCGGCCCGAGTACACGGTGCGCCTGCGGTGGGAGGCCGGCCACGTCGCCTTCTGGGACAACCGCGCCACCGCCCACCTGGCCCCTCGTGACCTCGAACACCTGGACGTCGAACGGCGGTTGCACCGGGTCACCCTGATCGGCGAGGTCCCCGTCGGACCGGACGGCAAGGAGTCCGAGCTCCTCGCCGGACGCCCCTTCACCGCCGACCACCGGGTCGCCGTCGCCTCCTGA
- a CDS encoding ROK family protein, which yields MLPALVARPGPQPVADRPDHAAAVLRAVLDRGPVARTAIVRATGLSAAAVSRHTADLIGMGLLWQPPESAQPPRPGRPSIPLDIDSSHHLAAGVHIAVPHLTFSLTDLRGRVVASAHLPRADRPGEVLGEVAARLPAFLSRHAAGRSVLGLGVVTGGWVDPEAGVLVENAALGWRDVPVRDALRRAVRLPVHVEGHARALAHAEMLFGRVGAEVLVHLFVGNAVDAAIATGGVLLQGRRHGTGGIAHLPVPGSSRPCPCGRTGCLQATVSDRVLAATAVAEGVVPRADVQLLVRAAHEGDERAVELCRSRLRMVARAVRPMLEVISPHAVVLTEAATLQLPHLLPELSRELGRADNLVRAGSFGPDTLAVAAAVPVLAAVYQDPSGLHTVGSAR from the coding sequence ATGCTGCCAGCGCTCGTTGCCAGGCCCGGCCCCCAGCCCGTCGCCGACCGCCCCGACCATGCCGCCGCCGTGCTGCGGGCCGTCCTGGACCGGGGGCCGGTCGCCCGGACCGCGATCGTCCGCGCGACCGGGCTGAGCGCGGCCGCCGTGTCGCGCCACACCGCCGACCTGATCGGCATGGGGCTGCTCTGGCAGCCGCCGGAGTCCGCGCAGCCGCCCCGTCCGGGGCGCCCCAGCATTCCGCTGGACATCGACAGCTCGCACCACCTCGCGGCGGGCGTGCACATCGCCGTGCCGCACCTCACCTTCTCGCTCACGGACCTGCGCGGACGGGTCGTCGCGTCCGCGCACCTGCCGCGGGCGGACCGCCCGGGCGAGGTCCTCGGGGAGGTCGCCGCCCGGCTCCCGGCCTTCCTGTCCCGGCACGCCGCGGGGCGTTCGGTGCTCGGGTTGGGCGTGGTCACCGGTGGCTGGGTGGACCCGGAGGCTGGGGTGCTGGTGGAGAACGCTGCGCTCGGCTGGCGTGACGTCCCGGTGCGGGACGCGTTGCGGCGGGCGGTCCGGCTGCCGGTGCACGTGGAAGGGCACGCCCGGGCGCTCGCGCACGCGGAGATGCTGTTCGGGCGGGTCGGCGCGGAGGTGCTGGTCCACCTGTTCGTGGGCAACGCCGTAGACGCGGCGATCGCCACCGGCGGGGTCCTGCTCCAGGGCCGCCGGCACGGTACCGGCGGAATCGCGCACCTCCCCGTTCCCGGATCGAGCCGGCCGTGCCCGTGCGGCCGCACCGGCTGCCTCCAGGCCACCGTCTCGGACCGGGTCCTGGCGGCGACCGCGGTGGCGGAGGGCGTGGTGCCGCGGGCGGACGTGCAACTGCTGGTCCGGGCCGCGCACGAGGGCGACGAGCGCGCCGTGGAGCTGTGCCGCTCCCGGCTGCGGATGGTCGCCAGGGCGGTGCGCCCGATGCTGGAGGTGATCAGTCCGCACGCGGTGGTGCTGACCGAGGCCGCCACCCTGCAACTTCCGCACCTGCTGCCCGAGCTGAGCCGTGAGCTCGGTCGGGCCGACAACCTGGTGCGGGCGGGTTCCTTCGGTCCTGACACCCTCGCGGTGGCCGCCGCCGTGCCGGTCCTGGCGGCGGTCTACCAGGACCCGTCGGGACTGCACACGGTCGGGAGCGCCCGGTGA
- a CDS encoding helix-turn-helix domain-containing protein produces MTTSRPGERGDLLDPLCPTRRLLDRIGTKWTSMTVKVLAEQAPDELRFAELRRRIPGISQKMLSVTLQSLARDGLVARRVEPTVPPAVHYRLTALGLSLEGPLSALRAWAEEHMPEIDRSNRRATGPAPEGRESAMPS; encoded by the coding sequence GTGACTACGTCGAGGCCCGGTGAGCGGGGCGATCTGCTGGATCCGCTCTGCCCGACCCGCCGACTGCTCGACCGCATCGGCACCAAGTGGACGTCGATGACGGTCAAGGTGCTGGCCGAGCAGGCGCCGGACGAGCTGCGTTTCGCGGAACTGCGGCGCCGGATCCCCGGCATCTCGCAGAAGATGCTGTCCGTCACCCTGCAGAGCCTGGCCCGGGACGGCCTGGTCGCACGCCGGGTGGAACCCACCGTGCCCCCCGCCGTCCACTACCGGCTCACGGCGCTCGGCCTGTCCCTCGAAGGGCCGCTCTCCGCCCTTCGGGCCTGGGCCGAGGAGCACATGCCGGAGATCGACCGGAGCAACCGGCGCGCGACCGGCCCGGCGCCGGAAGGCCGTGAAAGCGCCATGCCGTCGTAA
- a CDS encoding alpha/beta fold hydrolase, whose amino-acid sequence MPELQRVPANGVELNVALAGSGPAVLLLHGFPHTWELWTDVIADLSAHYRVIAPDLRGFGASSPAASGYDAGTLAEDAAALLTALGVSSAVVVGIDAGTAPAFLLALRRPGLVRRLVVMESLLGRLPGAEDFLAGGPPWWFGFHSAAPGLAETVLEGHEAAYVDWFLNTGTLGEGVRPALRDAFVHAYTGRSALSRAFSYYRALPRSAEQIERAVATARLTVPTLALGARPVGTALERQLRPITDDLTAHVIEDCGHIIPLHRPHALLTLLRPFLAAGAGDNTT is encoded by the coding sequence GTGCCCGAGTTGCAACGCGTCCCCGCCAACGGCGTCGAACTGAACGTCGCCCTCGCCGGATCGGGACCCGCCGTCCTGCTGCTGCACGGCTTCCCGCACACCTGGGAGCTGTGGACGGACGTCATCGCCGACCTGTCCGCGCACTACCGCGTCATCGCGCCGGACCTGCGCGGTTTCGGCGCGAGCAGCCCGGCCGCCTCCGGGTACGACGCCGGAACCCTGGCCGAGGACGCCGCGGCGCTGCTCACCGCGCTCGGCGTGTCCTCGGCCGTGGTGGTGGGCATCGACGCGGGCACCGCGCCCGCCTTCCTCCTCGCGCTGCGCCGCCCCGGCCTCGTCCGGCGCCTGGTCGTCATGGAGTCCCTCCTCGGCAGGCTGCCGGGCGCCGAGGACTTCCTCGCCGGCGGGCCGCCGTGGTGGTTCGGCTTCCACTCCGCCGCCCCCGGCCTCGCCGAAACCGTCCTGGAGGGCCACGAGGCCGCCTACGTCGACTGGTTCCTGAACACCGGAACCCTCGGCGAGGGCGTGCGGCCCGCCCTCCGGGACGCCTTCGTCCACGCGTACACCGGCCGCTCGGCGCTGAGCCGCGCGTTCTCCTACTACCGCGCACTGCCCCGGAGCGCGGAACAGATCGAGCGGGCGGTCGCCACCGCCCGCCTGACCGTGCCGACGCTGGCGCTGGGCGCCCGGCCCGTCGGTACCGCCCTGGAACGCCAACTCCGCCCGATCACCGACGACCTCACCGCGCACGTCATCGAGGACTGCGGCCACATCATCCCGCTGCACCGCCCGCACGCCCTGCTCACGCTGCTGCGGCCGTTCCTCGCCGCCGGTGCGGGCGACAACACCACGTGA
- a CDS encoding dienelactone hydrolase family protein — translation MHVSSEQRLDGDVRERAFTLDGIPGFLWTPAAASPSAPVPLILLGHPNLGLDRMYPRLVGRALHAAADGFATATIELPGSGARPRLPALDRARAELRRVMQAGEPVTDDIIDAVVLPLVEQAVPEWRSALDAVLALPEIGGKVGYSGGVIAIGVRLALVEPRIAAAGLFAGSFVPRVTVEEARRVTVPLHVLLQWDDEGNDRQAALDLFDAFGSEEKSLHANMGGHTGVPAYAGDAAARFFTRHLK, via the coding sequence ATGCATGTCAGTTCCGAACAGCGTCTCGACGGCGACGTCCGCGAGCGCGCGTTCACCCTCGACGGGATCCCCGGCTTCCTGTGGACGCCCGCGGCGGCGTCGCCCTCCGCTCCGGTGCCGTTGATCCTGCTCGGCCACCCCAACCTCGGCCTCGACCGGATGTACCCCCGGCTGGTGGGCCGGGCCCTGCACGCCGCCGCGGACGGGTTCGCCACGGCCACCATCGAACTCCCCGGCAGCGGCGCCCGGCCCCGCCTGCCCGCCCTCGACCGGGCCCGCGCCGAGCTGCGCCGGGTGATGCAAGCCGGCGAGCCGGTCACCGACGACATCATCGACGCCGTCGTCCTGCCGTTGGTGGAGCAGGCCGTCCCGGAGTGGCGGTCCGCCCTGGACGCCGTCCTCGCGCTGCCCGAGATCGGCGGCAAGGTCGGGTACTCCGGCGGCGTCATCGCCATCGGCGTACGCCTTGCGCTCGTCGAACCGCGCATCGCGGCCGCCGGCCTCTTCGCCGGCAGTTTCGTGCCCCGCGTGACCGTCGAGGAGGCCCGCCGGGTCACCGTTCCGCTGCACGTCCTGCTGCAGTGGGACGACGAGGGGAACGACCGGCAGGCGGCCCTGGACCTGTTCGACGCCTTCGGCTCCGAGGAGAAGTCCCTGCACGCCAACATGGGCGGCCACACCGGCGTCCCGGCGTACGCGGGCGACGCGGCGGCCCGGTTCTTCACCCGGCACCTGAAGTGA
- a CDS encoding endonuclease has product MTVDTITSRLLAEHGRTYAEEAGITLRDKPSPLYRLLVLTVLCSIRIKADTATAAARELFRAGLRTPRAMADSDWQDRVDALGRAHYVRYDESTATALGDGAQLVLDRWHGDLRRLRDEARGDPDTLRDLLREVPRIGPVGADIFCREAQAVWPQLRPFFDERTCRTAKDLGLPHTPDGLGRLVPPTDHAKLATALVRVSLSKGAARGLQAA; this is encoded by the coding sequence ATGACAGTCGACACGATCACGTCCAGGCTGCTGGCCGAACACGGCCGCACGTACGCCGAGGAGGCCGGGATCACGCTGCGGGACAAGCCGTCGCCGCTGTACCGGCTGCTGGTCCTCACGGTGCTCTGCTCGATCCGGATCAAGGCCGACACGGCCACCGCCGCCGCGCGGGAACTGTTCCGGGCCGGCCTGCGGACACCGCGGGCGATGGCCGACTCCGACTGGCAGGACCGGGTGGACGCGCTGGGCCGCGCCCACTACGTGCGCTACGACGAGAGCACCGCCACCGCCCTCGGCGACGGGGCGCAGCTGGTGCTCGACCGCTGGCACGGCGACCTCCGCCGGCTGCGGGACGAGGCCCGCGGGGACCCGGACACCCTCCGCGACCTGCTGCGGGAGGTGCCGAGGATCGGCCCGGTCGGCGCGGACATCTTCTGCCGCGAGGCCCAGGCGGTCTGGCCGCAGCTGCGCCCGTTCTTCGACGAGCGGACGTGCCGGACGGCGAAGGACCTGGGCCTGCCGCACACGCCCGACGGCCTCGGCCGGCTGGTGCCTCCGACGGACCACGCGAAGCTGGCCACCGCCCTGGTCCGGGTCAGCCTCTCCAAGGGGGCCGCGAGGGGGCTCCAGGCGGCGTGA
- a CDS encoding NADH-quinone oxidoreductase subunit D: protein MSGSEHESAGARDTTEGRVFTVTSTDWGDVIDAVAHADDERIIVNMGPQHPSTHGVLRLILEIDGETVKEARCGIGYLHTGIEKNLEFRNWVQGTTFVTRMDYLMPLFNETAYCLAVEKLLGITEQVPQRASVIRVLMMELNRISSHLVALAAGGMEIGSTTLMVYGFRDREVVLDIFELVTGLRMNHGYVRPGGLVQDLPAGAPDLIREGVALLRSRLPEYDKLATDNPAFKARLVDVGHLDLAGCLALGATGPILRATGLPHDLRKSEPYCGYENYEFEVAVSDTSDAYGRFLIRLEEMRQSLRIVEQCLERLAPGPVMVSDKKIAWPAQLAVGPDGLGNSLDQVRKIMGESMEALIHHFKLVTEGFRVPVGQAYAAVESPRGELGVHLVSDGGTRPYRAHFRDPSFTNLQTMAAMCEGGQVADVVVAVASIDPVMGGVDR, encoded by the coding sequence ATGAGCGGGAGCGAGCACGAGTCGGCAGGCGCGCGGGACACGACCGAGGGGCGGGTCTTCACCGTCACCAGCACGGACTGGGGCGACGTGATCGACGCCGTCGCCCACGCGGACGACGAGCGGATCATCGTCAACATGGGTCCGCAGCACCCGTCCACCCACGGCGTGCTGCGGCTGATCCTGGAGATCGACGGCGAGACGGTGAAGGAGGCCCGCTGCGGCATCGGCTACCTGCACACCGGCATCGAGAAGAACCTGGAGTTCCGCAACTGGGTGCAGGGCACGACCTTCGTGACGCGGATGGACTACCTGATGCCGCTGTTCAACGAGACCGCCTACTGCCTGGCGGTGGAGAAGCTGCTCGGGATCACCGAACAGGTCCCGCAGCGGGCGAGCGTGATCAGGGTGCTGATGATGGAGCTGAACCGGATCTCCTCGCACCTGGTGGCGCTGGCCGCCGGCGGCATGGAGATCGGCTCGACCACGCTGATGGTCTACGGCTTCCGGGACCGCGAGGTGGTGCTCGACATCTTCGAGCTGGTCACGGGCCTGCGGATGAACCACGGCTACGTCCGGCCGGGCGGGCTGGTGCAGGACCTGCCCGCGGGTGCGCCGGATCTGATCCGTGAGGGCGTGGCGCTGCTGCGCTCGCGATTGCCGGAGTACGACAAGCTGGCGACTGACAACCCCGCCTTCAAGGCGCGCCTGGTCGACGTCGGCCACCTGGACCTGGCCGGCTGCCTGGCGCTCGGCGCCACCGGCCCGATCCTGCGGGCCACCGGGCTGCCGCACGACCTGCGCAAGTCCGAGCCGTACTGCGGGTACGAGAACTACGAGTTCGAGGTCGCGGTGAGCGACACCTCCGACGCCTACGGCCGGTTCCTGATCCGCCTGGAGGAGATGCGCCAGTCGCTGCGGATCGTCGAGCAGTGCCTGGAGCGGCTGGCCCCCGGCCCGGTGATGGTGAGCGACAAGAAGATCGCCTGGCCCGCCCAACTGGCGGTCGGCCCGGACGGGTTGGGCAACTCGCTCGACCAGGTCCGGAAGATCATGGGCGAGTCCATGGAGGCGCTGATCCACCACTTCAAGCTGGTGACGGAGGGCTTCCGCGTTCCGGTGGGGCAGGCCTATGCGGCGGTCGAGTCCCCCAGGGGCGAGTTGGGAGTGCACCTCGTCTCCGACGGAGGCACCCGGCCGTACCGGGCGCACTTCCGCGACCCGAGCTTCACCAACCTGCAGACGATGGCCGCCATGTGCGAGGGCGGGCAGGTCGCGGACGTCGTCGTCGCGGTGGCGAGCATCGACCCGGTGATGGGCGGCGTGGACCGGTGA
- a CDS encoding isoamylase early set domain-containing protein → MLERSRTKKHTRVTFVLPADHPAGEASVVGDFNDWRPGAHPLTARQDGSRAVTVALPHDQRLAFRYLAHGDQWFDEDGADGHDGRNSLLHT, encoded by the coding sequence ATGCTGGAACGCAGCAGGACCAAGAAGCACACCCGGGTCACCTTCGTCCTCCCCGCGGATCACCCCGCGGGGGAGGCCAGCGTGGTGGGTGACTTCAACGACTGGCGGCCGGGCGCGCACCCGCTGACCGCCCGTCAGGACGGCAGCCGGGCGGTCACGGTCGCGCTGCCCCACGACCAGCGGCTGGCCTTCCGCTACCTCGCGCACGGCGACCAGTGGTTCGACGAGGACGGGGCCGACGGCCACGACGGCCGCAACAGCCTCCTCCACACCTGA
- a CDS encoding HU family DNA-binding protein, producing the protein MNKGQLVEAVAGKLGSRVAAEEAVDAVLDVMVRAVVAGERVSVTGFGTLEPVERAARTSRNPRTGERVRVKKTTVPRFRAGQGFKDLVSGTKKLPKDGPSVAKAPKGSLTAGRARPAGSRATVAAKPSTAKKSTAKTAPAKTATVKKVTAKKGAAGQKATAPARKRATTATARKTAPGVGRKTAPAKRATRRATA; encoded by the coding sequence ATGAACAAGGGTCAGTTGGTGGAAGCGGTGGCCGGGAAGCTCGGCAGCAGGGTCGCGGCCGAGGAGGCCGTCGACGCCGTGCTCGACGTGATGGTGCGTGCGGTGGTGGCGGGGGAGCGGGTGTCGGTCACGGGTTTCGGAACGCTGGAGCCGGTGGAGCGGGCGGCGCGTACGTCGCGCAATCCGCGGACGGGTGAGCGCGTCCGGGTGAAGAAGACGACCGTGCCGCGGTTCCGGGCCGGCCAGGGCTTCAAGGACCTGGTCTCGGGCACGAAGAAGCTGCCGAAGGACGGGCCGTCGGTCGCCAAGGCCCCGAAGGGATCCCTCACCGCCGGACGGGCGCGGCCCGCGGGCAGCCGCGCCACCGTGGCGGCGAAGCCGAGCACCGCCAAGAAGTCCACGGCGAAGACGGCCCCGGCCAAGACCGCCACCGTCAAGAAGGTTACCGCCAAGAAGGGCGCCGCAGGGCAGAAGGCCACCGCGCCGGCCCGGAAGCGCGCGACCACGGCCACCGCCAGGAAGACCGCCCCCGGCGTCGGCCGGAAGACGGCTCCCGCCAAGCGGGCGACCCGTCGCGCCACCGCGTGA